The Amblyomma americanum isolate KBUSLIRL-KWMA chromosome 3, ASM5285725v1, whole genome shotgun sequence genome window below encodes:
- the LOC144125613 gene encoding uncharacterized protein LOC144125613, with protein sequence MVIRRLAKHLSLIFGLTFLFLEACAEDIICHASVGDDDGKGNARDETVQIVECTYEPISCRGGTCNWNRSRTCTCRLRCSAGKSSCVGTSGEVVLVAAGQTSSSPVPRASWAPRPDSTHHTNGTALRRQAVTEIACRAVGETLTSDSDDTWPGRNKRACDVCRSRIFSNIECQYANHSPDIRHGRPNDTFASANINSSLEASHSYAVVDAVVREFAHSADKIAGATSFFFLLLKVFVYAADRSSRCFISGCALCYALTLLTGHLIGYVCLATIHLMDGRTFLATLLSLKYCSQSSFLWTLVLSFDITRALTVSKRALRSSKTLVLYSTFAWGTPGLLFLLAYLLQCYTGSGRGQNCFSKFSGGRALLITCAVAPLIVAIFNFSLYAYTIVSVKRCKATPNKIERQNATRRRSLLLFVRLAFIMWATAVCRLIVSLPRVVPNMKGNPSAMIVYNAAYFLSVMLGSVPGVYLFFGFNDHKILWRMISKQRLLLRRFRVKSLFWTQKQLVPRIAYLPEVCVPCRRGQSGGPVETISYTELNST encoded by the coding sequence AGTCGAGTGCACCTACGAGCCAATCTCGTGTCGCGGCGGAACCTGCAACTGGAACCGCTCTAGAACGTGCACCTGCCGATTGCGGTGCAGTGCCGGCAAAAGTTCCTGCGTCGGGACCAGCGGCGAAGTCGTGTTGGTGGCGGCCGGCCAAACGTCATCTTCTCCCGTGCCACGAGCCTCATGGGCTCCTCGCCCTGATTCCACTCACCACACCAACGGAACAGCACTAAGAAGACAGGCCGTCACCGAGATAGCATGCCGAGCCGTTGGCGAAACGCTTACTTCGGATTCGGACGACACTTGGCCAGGCAGAAATAAGCGGGCGTGTGACGTGTGCCGCTCCAGAATTTTTTCGAACATTGAATGCCAATATGCGAATCATTCTCCGGACATTAGGCACGGCCGTCCAAATGACACATTTGCAAGTGCCAACATTAATTCGTCCCTCGAAGCGTCGCATTCGTATGCAGTCGTTGATGCAGTGGTTCGAGAATTCGCCCACAGCGCGGACAAAATCGCAGGAGCcacttcatttttcttccttttgctAAAGGTTTTCGTATACGCAGCGGACCGATCGTCGCGGTGTTTCATTTCAGGCTGCGCGCTTTGCTACGCACTGACGCTGCTCACAGGCCACTTAATCGGCTACGTATGCTTGGCAACAATACACCTCATGGACGGCAGAACCTTTCTGGCGACGTTGCTCTCTCTAAAGTACTGTTCACAGTCCTCTTTTCTTTGGACTTTGGTCCTTTCGTTCGACATAACGAGGGCCTTAACCGTATCGAAACGGGCATTAAGAAGCAGTAAAACACTCGTCTTATACAGCACTTTCGCATGGGGAACTCCCGGTCTACTCTTTTTACTGGCTTATTTATTGCAGTGCTATACAGGCAGTGGGCGGGGCCAAAATTGCTTCTCCAAATTTTCCGGAGGCCGCGCATTACTCATAACTTGCGCCGTAGCTCCGCTCATTGTTGCCATTTTTAACTTCAGTTTGTACGCGTACACAATAGTCTCTGTCAAGAGGTGCAAAGCAACTCCAAACAAAATTGAGAGACAGAACGCTACACGAAGGCGCTCTTTGCTTTTGTTTGTAAGGCTAGCGTTTATCATGTGGGCCACTGCTGTTTGTCGCCTCATTGTGTCGCTGCCACGCGTTGTGCCAAATATGAAGGGGAATCCATCGGCCATGATAGTGTACAACGCGGCCTACTTTTTAAGTGTGATGCTCGGAAGCGTTCCAGGAGTGTATTTGTTCTTTGGCTTCAACGACCACAAAATATTGTGGCGGATGATTTCTAAACAACGGCTTCTCTTGCGCCGTTTTCGAGTTAAGAGCCTCTTTTGGACTCAAAAACAGCTCGTACCGAGAATCGCATACCTCCCGGAGGTCTGCGTGCCGTGTCGGAGAGGGCAATCAGGGGGGCCGGTTGAAACAATAAGTTACACTGAACTGAACTCAACCTGA